A genomic region of Pseudoalteromonas piscicida contains the following coding sequences:
- the glnA gene encoding glutamate--ammonia ligase, producing the protein MSQSVLDFIKEHDVKFVDLRFTDTKGKEQHVSIPHHQADEDFFEDGKMFDGSSIAGWKGINESDMVLMPDAESAKLDPFAEETTLIVRCDVVEPNTHQGYERDPRSVAKRAEEFMRSTGIADTVLFGPEPEFFLFDDVKFKTDMSGSMYKIDAEEAAWNSDKHYEGGNTGHRPGVKGGYFPVAPVDSSNDWRAATCLVLEEMGHVVEAHHHEVATAGQNEIATRFNTMVTKADEIQEMKYVIHNMAHLYGKTATFMPKPIVGDNGSGMHCHQSLAKDGKNIFAGDKYGGLSEEALYYIGGIIKHAKAINAFTNPATNSYKRLVPGFEAPVMLAYSARNRSASIRIPVIPSEKGRRIEVRFPDPAANPYLAFAAQLMAGLDGIRNKIHPGDAMDKDLYDLPAEEAAEIPTVAASLDEALASLDADREFLTQGGVFTDDLIDAYITLKSKEVEKLNMTTHPVEFEMYYSV; encoded by the coding sequence ATGTCACAATCGGTTTTAGATTTTATTAAAGAGCACGACGTAAAATTTGTTGATTTACGTTTCACAGATACAAAAGGTAAAGAACAACACGTATCGATCCCACATCATCAAGCCGATGAAGACTTCTTTGAAGACGGCAAAATGTTTGATGGCTCATCTATCGCTGGTTGGAAAGGCATCAACGAATCTGACATGGTACTTATGCCTGATGCAGAAAGTGCAAAGCTAGACCCATTCGCAGAAGAAACAACGCTTATCGTTCGTTGTGACGTGGTTGAACCAAACACACACCAAGGTTACGAGCGTGACCCACGTTCAGTAGCTAAACGCGCTGAAGAGTTCATGCGTTCAACAGGTATTGCAGACACCGTATTATTTGGTCCAGAGCCAGAGTTCTTCTTGTTTGACGATGTTAAATTTAAAACTGACATGTCTGGCTCTATGTACAAAATCGATGCTGAAGAAGCAGCTTGGAACTCAGACAAGCACTACGAAGGCGGCAACACAGGTCACCGCCCTGGCGTAAAAGGTGGTTACTTCCCAGTAGCACCGGTAGACTCGTCTAATGATTGGCGTGCAGCTACTTGTTTAGTACTTGAAGAAATGGGCCACGTTGTTGAAGCGCACCACCACGAAGTAGCAACTGCTGGTCAAAATGAGATTGCGACTCGCTTTAATACGATGGTGACTAAAGCAGACGAAATCCAAGAGATGAAGTACGTTATCCACAACATGGCTCACCTATACGGTAAGACAGCAACCTTTATGCCTAAGCCAATCGTTGGTGATAATGGTTCAGGCATGCACTGCCACCAATCACTTGCTAAAGACGGCAAGAACATCTTCGCAGGCGACAAGTACGGCGGTCTATCTGAAGAAGCGCTTTACTACATTGGTGGTATCATTAAGCATGCTAAAGCAATCAATGCATTCACTAACCCAGCAACAAACTCTTACAAGCGTCTAGTACCAGGGTTTGAAGCGCCAGTTATGCTTGCATACTCAGCACGTAACCGCTCAGCATCAATCCGTATCCCTGTGATCCCATCAGAGAAAGGCCGTCGTATCGAAGTACGCTTCCCAGATCCTGCGGCTAACCCATACCTAGCTTTCGCAGCCCAGCTGATGGCTGGTCTTGACGGTATCCGCAACAAGATCCACCCTGGTGATGCAATGGATAAAGATTTATACGACCTACCAGCGGAAGAAGCAGCAGAAATCCCAACTGTTGCAGCATCACTTGATGAAGCGCTTGCTTCTCTAGATGCTGACCGTGAGTTCTTAACTCAAGGTGGCGTATTCACTGACGACCTAATCGATGCATATATCACACTTAAGTCGAAAGAAGTTGAAAAATTAAACATGACAACTCACCCAGTTGAGTTCGAAATGTACTACAGCGTTTAA